A single region of the Microbulbifer sp. MKSA007 genome encodes:
- the betB gene encoding betaine-aldehyde dehydrogenase: MSLDKQRNFVDGRYLANESGECFDVFNPATNEVSYQVEVADEKVLAETIESAKRGFAQWSAMMPIERSRILLKAVALLRERNDELAAIEVADTGKPWQEASVVDVVTGADSIEFFAGLAAGIEGNQQQVGEDFYYTRREPLGICAGIGAWNYPLQIACWKAAPALACGNAMIFKPSEETPKGALKLAEIFIEAGMPPGVFNVIQGDGAVGAWLTNHPDIAKVSFTGEVGTGKKVMAAAASNLKEVTMELGGKSPLVIFDDADLEQAVSAAMLGNFYTQGEICTNGTRVFVHRSIHDQFLARLKERVEQNIIAGDPMNPDTNFGALISAKHQQLVMDYISKGKEEGATLFCGGHTLSPENSPNGYFVAPTVFTDCHDDMTICREEIFGPVMSVLVFDDEDEVIRRANDTRLGLAAGVFTRDITRAHRVIHQMQAGICWINAYGASPAEMPVGGYKLSGIGRENGLATLNHYTQLKAVYVGLAPLESPF, from the coding sequence ATGTCACTGGACAAACAACGGAATTTTGTAGACGGCCGCTACCTGGCAAACGAAAGCGGTGAATGTTTTGACGTGTTCAATCCTGCGACCAACGAGGTCAGCTACCAGGTTGAGGTTGCCGACGAGAAGGTACTCGCAGAAACCATCGAGAGCGCCAAGCGCGGTTTTGCCCAGTGGTCAGCGATGATGCCGATTGAGCGCAGTCGCATCCTGCTGAAAGCAGTAGCACTGTTGCGCGAGCGCAACGATGAACTGGCGGCTATCGAAGTGGCTGATACCGGCAAACCCTGGCAGGAAGCCAGCGTTGTGGACGTAGTGACTGGGGCCGACTCTATCGAATTCTTTGCCGGCCTGGCTGCAGGCATTGAAGGCAATCAGCAGCAAGTCGGTGAGGACTTCTACTACACCCGCCGCGAGCCCCTGGGCATCTGCGCCGGAATCGGTGCCTGGAACTACCCCTTACAAATCGCCTGTTGGAAAGCCGCCCCGGCCCTGGCCTGCGGTAACGCCATGATCTTCAAGCCTTCCGAAGAGACCCCCAAAGGCGCTCTGAAGTTGGCAGAAATCTTTATTGAAGCGGGCATGCCCCCGGGTGTCTTCAACGTAATCCAGGGCGATGGCGCCGTGGGTGCCTGGCTGACTAACCACCCGGATATCGCCAAAGTTTCCTTTACCGGCGAAGTGGGTACCGGCAAGAAAGTGATGGCCGCAGCGGCTTCCAACCTGAAAGAAGTCACCATGGAGCTGGGAGGCAAGTCCCCGCTAGTGATCTTTGATGATGCCGACCTGGAGCAAGCCGTTTCTGCTGCCATGCTGGGCAACTTCTACACCCAGGGCGAAATCTGCACCAACGGCACCCGGGTATTTGTACACCGCAGCATTCACGATCAGTTCCTCGCTCGCCTGAAAGAGCGTGTTGAGCAAAATATTATTGCCGGTGATCCGATGAATCCGGACACCAACTTCGGCGCCCTGATTTCTGCCAAGCACCAGCAACTGGTAATGGACTACATCAGCAAGGGTAAAGAGGAAGGCGCGACCCTGTTCTGCGGCGGTCACACCCTTTCACCAGAAAATTCACCTAACGGTTACTTCGTTGCTCCCACCGTATTCACCGACTGTCATGACGATATGACCATCTGCCGCGAAGAGATCTTCGGCCCGGTAATGTCGGTACTGGTCTTTGATGATGAAGACGAAGTGATCCGCCGCGCTAACGATACCCGATTGGGCCTTGCCGCCGGCGTATTTACCCGTGATATCACTCGCGCCCACCGTGTGATCCACCAGATGCAAGCGGGTATCTGCTGGATCAATGCCTACGGCGCTTCCCCGGCAGAAATGCCGGTGGGCGGATACAAGTTATCCGGAATCGGACGCGAAAATGGACTTGCGACCCTGAACCACTATACCCAGCTAAAAGCGGTGTATGTGGGCCTGGCACCACTGGAAAGTCCATTTTAA
- a CDS encoding sodium/proline symporter, with the protein MIYSFLGFLLLFTLVGLSSAMFSRQTKADYYLASSGVSPWLVGLSAVATNNSGYMFIGVIGYSYTTGLASIWLMVGWIAGDFLASLYVHKRLRTATSSSGEVSYAGVLSNWHGQKYSALQRLIGIISLLFLLTYASAQMVAGSKALHVLLDWPLWSGAVVGAVLVCLYCLAGGIRASIWTDAAQSIVMMGAMAALLVVALANLGGIASAAIQMQAIEGSTHWFPEGLAFAGWGGVILFVISWGFAGLSVIGQPHVMVRFMTLRDSSKMNRARAWYYLWFILFYCMATGVGLLSRVFIADTGSFDAELALPTMAMDLLPPVFVGLILAGIFAATMSTADSLLLSCSAAITHDILPHKIEKTWFLKLVTVAITGGALLLALANSQSVFSLVIFAWSGLASAFGPLLLVLCFGGKPSQATAIAAVIIGFTAAITWRLLGYHGVIYEGLPGIAAGLAVLYLASLNRQTSTLREANS; encoded by the coding sequence ATGATCTATTCATTTCTTGGTTTTTTACTTTTGTTCACTCTGGTCGGCCTCTCTTCTGCGATGTTCAGCCGTCAAACCAAAGCTGACTATTACCTTGCCAGCAGTGGCGTCTCCCCTTGGCTGGTGGGGTTGTCTGCCGTAGCAACGAACAATAGCGGTTATATGTTTATCGGGGTTATCGGCTATTCCTACACCACTGGGTTGGCTTCCATCTGGTTGATGGTGGGGTGGATTGCCGGTGATTTTCTGGCCTCCCTCTATGTACACAAGCGATTAAGGACCGCTACCAGTTCAAGTGGTGAAGTCAGCTACGCAGGTGTTCTCAGTAACTGGCACGGACAGAAGTACTCAGCCCTGCAGCGCCTGATCGGCATCATTTCCCTGTTGTTTTTACTAACTTATGCCTCTGCCCAAATGGTTGCCGGCAGCAAAGCCCTGCACGTACTGCTGGATTGGCCCCTGTGGTCCGGTGCTGTAGTAGGAGCTGTGCTTGTATGCCTCTACTGTTTAGCTGGCGGCATCCGCGCGTCCATTTGGACTGATGCGGCCCAATCCATCGTTATGATGGGGGCTATGGCAGCACTCCTAGTTGTCGCCCTTGCCAACTTGGGTGGTATCGCCAGTGCGGCGATACAAATGCAGGCTATCGAAGGTTCTACCCATTGGTTTCCCGAGGGGCTCGCCTTTGCGGGCTGGGGCGGGGTGATACTCTTTGTGATCAGTTGGGGTTTTGCCGGATTGTCTGTGATTGGACAGCCCCACGTAATGGTCCGATTTATGACCCTGAGGGATTCCAGCAAGATGAACCGGGCAAGGGCCTGGTACTATCTGTGGTTTATCCTTTTCTATTGCATGGCTACCGGGGTCGGCCTGCTATCCAGAGTGTTTATTGCCGATACAGGGAGCTTTGATGCGGAGCTTGCTCTTCCCACCATGGCTATGGATTTGTTGCCCCCTGTTTTTGTTGGGCTGATCCTGGCTGGTATCTTTGCCGCAACCATGTCCACCGCAGACTCCCTGCTGCTCAGCTGCTCCGCAGCCATTACCCACGATATTCTTCCGCACAAGATTGAAAAAACCTGGTTTCTCAAGCTTGTCACAGTTGCGATAACCGGCGGCGCATTGCTGTTGGCGCTCGCCAACAGCCAAAGTGTGTTCAGCCTGGTTATTTTCGCTTGGTCGGGACTTGCCAGCGCATTTGGCCCCCTACTCCTGGTATTGTGTTTTGGGGGTAAGCCATCCCAGGCAACCGCTATCGCAGCAGTGATTATCGGCTTTACAGCAGCGATTACCTGGCGGCTACTGGGGTATCACGGCGTGATCTATGAGGGATTGCCGGGTATTGCAGCTGGGTTAGCAGTGCTATATCTGGCCAGCCTGAACCGCCAAACCTCCACTTTACGCGAGGCAAACAGTTAA
- a CDS encoding BCCT family transporter, with translation MTAWLSAGLLFTFTAIIFSLIKWGNVKMVGVTPVKTFTFIAILFTSGLDVGLIMFPLTEFGGYADLTANPEYGFTNALAIEFGFWAFLIWGFYFLTCFYFCIIEPKVKFFEIGLVKLINNVVIIGTCAFTAYLLLSNLPWYLPQVGDGETIVGTFYLIVFAVIAAAVYSSTSLRYVRFLSLATTWMFIGLIAVMWVGAFTGENGSVGDFASTFALLGGYFGNIHQFVLPLNDYHEFYLFWWFAWSIMIGQFTSRFVGGLRTYQVLAAMLIFPSIPIALWFTVLYYYSSQGLDTSGFYNLAMVIVGVTFVINSLDSLIRLYTDNLGMTVARLGKWKYFVLNLVAMSLLTLLFKLNFLQIQWIGALVIGIFFCCLGYILVKRFRAVAAIDSSPKENKIDFSKIELAS, from the coding sequence ATGACAGCTTGGCTTTCTGCGGGATTATTATTTACCTTCACGGCAATAATTTTCTCGCTGATTAAATGGGGAAATGTGAAGATGGTCGGGGTGACCCCGGTTAAAACCTTCACTTTTATAGCGATCCTTTTCACCTCCGGCCTCGATGTAGGCCTTATCATGTTCCCCCTCACTGAGTTCGGTGGCTACGCAGACCTAACCGCAAACCCAGAATACGGCTTCACCAACGCACTCGCGATTGAGTTTGGTTTTTGGGCCTTCCTGATCTGGGGTTTCTACTTCCTCACCTGTTTTTACTTCTGCATTATCGAGCCCAAAGTTAAATTCTTTGAGATCGGCCTGGTAAAGCTGATCAACAACGTGGTGATTATCGGTACCTGCGCGTTTACCGCCTACCTGCTGCTTAGCAACCTGCCCTGGTATCTGCCACAGGTTGGCGATGGTGAAACCATTGTTGGCACCTTCTACCTGATCGTCTTTGCCGTGATCGCCGCTGCGGTCTACTCATCCACCAGCCTGCGCTATGTGCGCTTCCTCAGCTTGGCGACTACCTGGATGTTTATTGGCCTGATCGCGGTAATGTGGGTAGGCGCCTTTACCGGTGAGAACGGTAGCGTTGGCGACTTCGCTTCCACCTTTGCGCTGCTCGGCGGTTACTTCGGTAATATCCACCAGTTCGTGCTGCCGCTGAATGACTACCACGAGTTCTACCTGTTCTGGTGGTTTGCCTGGAGCATTATGATTGGCCAGTTTACCTCCCGCTTTGTGGGCGGCCTGCGCACTTACCAAGTACTGGCGGCGATGCTGATATTCCCATCCATCCCCATCGCGCTCTGGTTCACCGTGCTCTACTACTACTCCAGCCAAGGCCTGGATACCAGTGGCTTCTACAACCTGGCTATGGTGATTGTGGGTGTTACCTTCGTGATCAACTCGCTGGATTCCCTGATTCGCCTCTACACCGACAACCTGGGCATGACCGTTGCGCGTCTGGGCAAGTGGAAATACTTCGTCCTGAACCTGGTTGCGATGAGCCTGCTCACCCTGCTGTTCAAGCTCAACTTCCTGCAAATCCAGTGGATCGGCGCTCTGGTAATTGGCATTTTCTTCTGCTGCCTGGGTTACATCCTGGTGAAACGCTTCAGGGCAGTAGCAGCTATCGACTCCTCGCCTAAAGAAAACAAGATCGACTTTAGCAAGATCGAACTGGCGAGCTAA
- a CDS encoding TorF family putative porin gives MKSTLKLSALTCASLLVLAQQSQAELSSTVNLTTDYTFNGVSQTQNDPALQASLDYGFDSGWYIGTWASNVDFGGDDDTNLEWDFYAGKFMQLNEKVSLDTGIAYYTYHGDDDLSDDYAYPEAYAKLGYSSTLGESEVNGWYSWDYFGTGGGHYIMMLAHTFEFAEGHNVRFSVDRSTSVNKDKWTWDGKKSYNHYRVEYMTSLEGFDFNIAAENTNLDVGTADERIVFSVARTFSL, from the coding sequence ATGAAATCAACTTTGAAACTTTCTGCACTGACCTGCGCTTCCCTGCTGGTGCTTGCCCAACAATCCCAAGCGGAGCTGTCCTCTACTGTAAACCTGACTACTGACTACACCTTTAACGGTGTCAGCCAGACTCAAAACGACCCAGCACTGCAAGCCAGTCTGGACTACGGTTTTGATAGCGGCTGGTATATCGGCACCTGGGCTTCCAACGTAGACTTCGGTGGCGATGACGACACCAACCTGGAGTGGGACTTCTATGCCGGTAAATTTATGCAGCTCAATGAAAAAGTGAGCCTGGATACCGGCATCGCCTATTACACCTATCACGGCGATGATGATCTCTCTGATGACTACGCCTATCCGGAAGCTTATGCCAAGCTTGGCTACAGCTCTACTCTAGGCGAATCAGAAGTCAATGGCTGGTATAGCTGGGATTACTTTGGCACGGGCGGTGGTCATTACATTATGATGCTGGCGCATACCTTTGAGTTTGCAGAAGGTCACAACGTTCGCTTCAGTGTTGACCGCTCTACCAGCGTCAATAAAGACAAATGGACCTGGGATGGTAAAAAATCTTACAACCACTACCGAGTGGAGTATATGACTTCCCTGGAAGGTTTTGATTTCAATATTGCCGCCGAGAATACCAATCTCGACGTGGGCACTGCTGACGAGCGAATTGTCTTCTCTGTTGCCCGCACTTTTAGTCTTTAA
- the betA gene encoding choline dehydrogenase, with product MSEFDYIIVGAGSAGCVLANRLSVQEDKKVLLVETGGSDRSIFIQMPTALSIPMNTEKYAWQFTTEPEPHLDNRSMHCPRGKVLGGSSSINGMVYVRGHAKDFDEWAQHGAEGWDYAHCLPYFKRSETWAFGGDDYRGDEGPLGVNNGNEMANPLYGAFIEAGKEAGYDYTADYNGEQQEGFGPMHMTVKDGKRWSTANAYLKPAMQRPNLTVLTHATVHKVILEGKRAVGIKLERKGKILEFKARQEVILSAGPIGSPHLLQLSGIGDPDTLAEAGIELQHELPGVGQNLQDHLEFYFQFRCNQPISLNGKLDPWNKFLIGARWILKKDGLGATNHFESCGFIRSKENVEWPDLQYHFLPAAMRYDGREAFDGHGFQVHIGHNKPKSRGRVKVVSSDPKQSPSILFNYLQEKEDIEGFRACVRLTREIINQPAFDEYRGDEIQPGTDIQTDEQIDAFVRESVESAYHPSCSCKMGTDAMAVVDPETRVHGLQGLRVVDSSIFPTIPNGNLNAPTIMVAERAADLILGRPVLAPSEAPVATNATSTQRPGRPARSVS from the coding sequence ATGAGTGAGTTTGACTACATCATTGTCGGCGCCGGCTCTGCCGGTTGCGTTCTGGCCAACCGCCTGTCTGTCCAGGAAGATAAAAAAGTCCTCCTGGTAGAGACAGGAGGTAGCGATCGCAGCATCTTTATCCAGATGCCCACCGCGCTGTCCATCCCCATGAATACTGAGAAGTACGCCTGGCAGTTTACGACTGAACCGGAGCCCCACTTGGATAACCGCAGTATGCACTGCCCCAGGGGCAAGGTACTCGGTGGTTCCTCCTCGATTAACGGGATGGTTTACGTGCGCGGGCACGCTAAAGACTTTGATGAGTGGGCACAGCACGGCGCCGAAGGCTGGGATTACGCCCACTGCCTGCCCTACTTTAAACGCTCTGAGACCTGGGCTTTCGGCGGTGATGATTACCGTGGTGACGAAGGCCCACTAGGGGTCAATAACGGCAATGAAATGGCCAACCCCCTTTATGGAGCCTTTATCGAAGCTGGCAAAGAAGCTGGCTACGACTACACCGCAGATTACAATGGTGAGCAGCAAGAGGGCTTTGGCCCCATGCATATGACGGTAAAAGATGGAAAGCGCTGGTCTACCGCCAACGCCTACTTGAAACCGGCCATGCAACGCCCCAATTTGACGGTATTGACCCACGCCACTGTGCATAAGGTGATTCTGGAAGGTAAACGGGCAGTCGGAATCAAACTTGAACGCAAGGGAAAGATCCTGGAATTCAAGGCGCGGCAGGAAGTCATCCTCAGCGCAGGTCCCATCGGCTCCCCTCACCTTCTTCAGCTCTCCGGAATCGGAGATCCAGACACACTGGCAGAAGCCGGTATCGAACTCCAGCACGAACTCCCCGGCGTCGGCCAAAACTTGCAGGACCACCTGGAGTTCTATTTCCAGTTCCGCTGCAACCAACCGATTTCCCTGAATGGCAAGCTCGACCCCTGGAATAAATTCCTGATCGGCGCTCGTTGGATACTGAAGAAGGATGGTCTCGGAGCCACCAACCATTTCGAGTCCTGCGGTTTTATTCGCTCCAAAGAAAATGTGGAGTGGCCGGACCTGCAATATCACTTCCTGCCAGCAGCCATGCGCTATGACGGCCGCGAAGCTTTCGACGGCCACGGCTTCCAGGTGCATATCGGGCACAACAAGCCCAAGAGTCGCGGCAGAGTCAAAGTGGTGAGCAGTGATCCCAAGCAATCCCCTTCCATCCTGTTTAATTATTTACAGGAGAAAGAGGATATTGAGGGTTTCCGTGCTTGTGTGCGACTAACTCGCGAGATTATCAATCAGCCGGCTTTCGACGAGTACCGGGGCGATGAAATCCAGCCCGGCACCGATATCCAGACTGATGAACAAATTGACGCTTTCGTACGGGAATCCGTCGAGAGTGCATACCACCCATCCTGCTCCTGCAAGATGGGCACTGATGCAATGGCAGTGGTAGACCCGGAAACCCGTGTACACGGATTGCAGGGCTTGAGAGTTGTAGATTCCTCCATCTTTCCGACCATTCCCAACGGCAACCTGAATGCGCCCACCATTATGGTGGCGGAGCGGGCTGCTGACCTGATTTTAGGGCGCCCAGTATTGGCGCCCTCCGAGGCACCGGTAGCGACCAACGCTACCAGCACTCAGCGACCTGGCCGCCCTGCGCGCTCAGTGAGCTGA